Proteins encoded within one genomic window of Rhinoderma darwinii isolate aRhiDar2 chromosome 5, aRhiDar2.hap1, whole genome shotgun sequence:
- the SSR1 gene encoding translocon-associated protein subunit alpha isoform X2, which yields MTSLRNLLLFMLLAFPVTLLGSGRGLLVSAQDATEDEEAIEDSVVEDDDDDEAEVEEDESTDLVEEKEEEEDLSSGEPKASPNADTTILFVKGEDFPANEIVKFLVGFTNKHTEDFIVDSLDASFRYPQDYQFYIQNFTALPLTTVIPPQRQATFEYSFIPAEPMGGRPFGLVINLNYKDASGNSFQDAVFNQTVTIIEREDGLDGETIFMYLFLGGLGLLVVVGLHQLLESRKRKRPAQKVEMGTSNQNDVDMSWIPPETLSQINKASPRRSPRKRAQKRSAGSDE from the exons ATGACCTCGCTCCGCAATCTGCTGCTTTTCATGCTGCTGGCCTTTCCGGTCACATTGCTCGGCAGTGGCAGAG GTCTTTTAGTTTCTGCCCAAGATGCAACAGAAGATGAAGAAGCAATTGAAGACTCTGtagtggaggatgatgatgatgacgaggcTGAAGTAGAAGAAGATGAGTCAACAGACTTG gtagaagaaaaggaggaggaggaagatttGAGCTCGGGTGAACCAAAGGCCTCTCCCAATGCTGATACCACCATCTTGTTTGTTAAAGGAGAAG aTTTCCCAGCTAATGAGATTGTGAAGTTCCTTGTTGGCTTCACAAACAAGCATACCGAAGACTTTATTGTGGATTCACTGGATGCCTCATTTAGATACCCTCAAGACTACCAGTTCTACATTCAGAATTTTACCGCTCTACCTTTGACCACTGTTATTCCTCCTCAGAGGCAGGCCACCTTTGAATACTCTTTTATCCCTGCTGAACCAATGGGGGGACGTCCTTTTGGGCTGGTCATCAATTTGAACTATAAGGATGCGAGT GGAAATTCTTTTCAGGATGCGGTGTTCAATCAAACAGTCACTATAATTGAGAGAGAAGATGGTCTGGATGGAGAAAC AATCTTCATGTACCTGTTCCTCGGTGGACTTGGGCTGCTTGTGGTTGTTGGTTTGCATCAGTTGTTGGAGTCCAGAAAG AGAAAGCGACCGGCCCAAAAAGTGGAGATGGGCACATCTAACCAAAATGATGTTGACATGAGCTGGATTCCACCTGAGACTTTGAGCCAAAtta ATAAAGCTTCCCCAAGAAGATCTCCACGCAAAAGAGCCCAGAAACGATCAGCAGGATCTGATGAATAA
- the SSR1 gene encoding translocon-associated protein subunit alpha isoform X1, which translates to MTSLRNLLLFMLLAFPVTLLGSGRGLLVSAQDATEDEEAIEDSVVEDDDDDEAEVEEDESTDLVEEKEEEEDLSSGEPKASPNADTTILFVKGEDFPANEIVKFLVGFTNKHTEDFIVDSLDASFRYPQDYQFYIQNFTALPLTTVIPPQRQATFEYSFIPAEPMGGRPFGLVINLNYKDASGNSFQDAVFNQTVTIIEREDGLDGETIFMYLFLGGLGLLVVVGLHQLLESRKRKRPAQKVEMGTSNQNDVDMSWIPPETLSQIMQSRRDKASPRRSPRKRAQKRSAGSDE; encoded by the exons ATGACCTCGCTCCGCAATCTGCTGCTTTTCATGCTGCTGGCCTTTCCGGTCACATTGCTCGGCAGTGGCAGAG GTCTTTTAGTTTCTGCCCAAGATGCAACAGAAGATGAAGAAGCAATTGAAGACTCTGtagtggaggatgatgatgatgacgaggcTGAAGTAGAAGAAGATGAGTCAACAGACTTG gtagaagaaaaggaggaggaggaagatttGAGCTCGGGTGAACCAAAGGCCTCTCCCAATGCTGATACCACCATCTTGTTTGTTAAAGGAGAAG aTTTCCCAGCTAATGAGATTGTGAAGTTCCTTGTTGGCTTCACAAACAAGCATACCGAAGACTTTATTGTGGATTCACTGGATGCCTCATTTAGATACCCTCAAGACTACCAGTTCTACATTCAGAATTTTACCGCTCTACCTTTGACCACTGTTATTCCTCCTCAGAGGCAGGCCACCTTTGAATACTCTTTTATCCCTGCTGAACCAATGGGGGGACGTCCTTTTGGGCTGGTCATCAATTTGAACTATAAGGATGCGAGT GGAAATTCTTTTCAGGATGCGGTGTTCAATCAAACAGTCACTATAATTGAGAGAGAAGATGGTCTGGATGGAGAAAC AATCTTCATGTACCTGTTCCTCGGTGGACTTGGGCTGCTTGTGGTTGTTGGTTTGCATCAGTTGTTGGAGTCCAGAAAG AGAAAGCGACCGGCCCAAAAAGTGGAGATGGGCACATCTAACCAAAATGATGTTGACATGAGCTGGATTCCACCTGAGACTTTGAGCCAAAtta TGCAAAGTAGACGAG ATAAAGCTTCCCCAAGAAGATCTCCACGCAAAAGAGCCCAGAAACGATCAGCAGGATCTGATGAATAA